In the genome of Sciurus carolinensis chromosome 3, mSciCar1.2, whole genome shotgun sequence, one region contains:
- the Chrna1 gene encoding acetylcholine receptor subunit alpha has product MEPQPLLLFLGLCSVGLVLGSEHETRLLAKLFEDYSKVVRPVEDHRQAVEVTVGLQLIQLINVDEVNQIVTTNVRLKQQWVDYNLKWNPDDYGGVKKVHIPSEKIWRPDLVLYNNADGDFAIVKFTKVLLDYTGHITWTPPAIFKSYCEIIVTHFPFDEQNCSMKLGTWTYDGSVVAINPESDQPDLSNFMESGEWVIKEARGWKHWVFYTCCPSTPYLDITYHFVMQRLPLYFIVNVIIPCLLFSFLTSLVFYLPTDSGEKMTLSISVLLSLTVFLLVIVELIPSTSSAVPLIGKYMLFTMVFVIASIIITVIVINTHHRSPSTHVMPEWVRKVFIDTIPNVMFFSTMKRPSRDKQDKKIFTEDIDISDISGKPGPPPMGFHSPLIKHPEVKSAIEGVKYIAETMKSDQESNNASEEWKYVAMVMDHILLGVFMLVCLIGTLAVFAGRLIELNQQG; this is encoded by the exons ATGGagccccagcctctcctcctGTTCCTTGGCCTCTGCTCAG TTGGTCTTGTCCTGGGCTCCGAACATGAGACCCGTCTGTTGGCGAAGCTATTTGAAGACTATAGCAAAGTGGTCCGGCCAGTGGAGGACCACCGCCAGGCCGTGGAGGTCACCGTGGGCCTGCAGCTGATACAGCTCATCAATGTG gatgAAGTAAATCAGATTGTGACAACAAATGTTCGTCTGAAACAG CAATGGGTGGATTACAACCTAAAATGGAATCCAGATGACTATGGTGGCGTGAAAAAAGTTCACATTCCCTCTGAAAAGATCTGGCGGCCGGACCTAGTTCTCTATAACAA TGCAGATGGCGACTTTGCCATTGTCAAGTTCACCAAAGTGCTCCTGGACTACACGGGCCACATCACGTGGACACCACCAGCCATCTTCAAAAGCTACTGTGAGATCATTGTCACTCACTTTCCCTTTGATGAGCAGAACTGCAGCATGAAGCTGGGCACCTGGACCTACGATGGCTCCGTGGTGGCAATCAACCCG GAAAGTGACCAGCCAGACCTGAGCAACTTCATGGAGAGTGGGGAATGGGTGATCAAGGAGGCCCGGGGCTGGAAGCACTGGGTATTCTACACCTGCTGCCCCAGCACCCCTTACCTGGACATCACCTACCACTTCGTCATGCAGCGCCTGCCCCTCTACTTCATTGTCAACGTCATCATCCCCTGCCTGCTCTTCTCCTTCTTAACCAGCCTGGTGTTCTACCTGCCCACAGACTCAG GGGAGAAAATGACGCTGAGCATCTCTGTCTTACTGTCCTTGACCGTGTTCCTTCTGGTCATTGTGGAGCTGATCCCTTCCACCTCCAGTGCCGTGCCCTTGATTGGAAAATACATGTTGTTCACCATGGTCTTCGTCATTGCATCCATCATCATCACTGTCATCGTCATCAACACGCACCACCGCTCTCCCAGCACCCACGTGATGCCCGAGTGGGTGCGGAAg gtTTTTATTGACACTATCCCAAATGTCATGTTTTTCTCCACAATGAAAAGACCATCGAGAGACAAGCAGGACAAAAAGATTTTTACAGAAGATATTGATATTTCTGACATTTCTGGGAAGCCAGGGCCTCCGCCTATGGGCTTCCACTCTCCCCTGATCAAACACCCCGAGGTGAAAAGTGCCATTGAGGGCGTCAAGTACATTGCAGAGACTATGAAGTCAGACCAGGAGTCCAATAAC GCTTCGGAGGAGTGGAAATACGTCGCGATGGTGATGGACCACATTCTCCTCGGAGTCTTCATGCTCGTTTGTCTCATCGGAACTCTGGCGGTGTTTGCAGGTCGGCTCATTGAATTAAATCAGCAAGGATGA